A region of the Cyprinus carpio isolate SPL01 chromosome A14, ASM1834038v1, whole genome shotgun sequence genome:
AGACTCTGATCAGCTTGATATATCACTAAAACGACCCCCACTCAGGAATGTCTACGAGACCTCTGATCTTGTCATAGAGCCGGTTTCTGAATTTGAGACCGCAAGCGGAGAGACCATCTCAGAAGATGAGCAGATGTCGGCGCGGGATGCCGTCGTAGAGGATCTGAGCTCAGGCTCTTCTGTTGATCAGCGTGAGGCATCTGATCAAGCTTGTGAAGAAGATGCTCTGAGAGAGGACTTTGAAGAAGGAGGTGTATCACAGTCACACTGGACAGAAGAAAATAGCGTAACAGTGGATGATGTGAAATGTGAGGAACGTGTTCCAGATGAGGATGGTGGATCCATACTTAGTGGTCAAGATGAAACCGCTAAGATCCAGAAACCTTCAGAaagtaaaaaatgctttaaagaaaCACAACAGGGAAGCCAAACCGCCGATACttctcacacaaaacacaccgaGACCAAACCGTGCACACCCTCCAAGGTGAGGTGAATCATATTTGGTAACATGCAATGTACATAATGAATGGTGTTTGCTAAAGCAAGAATACTATTGTTCATACTAAGGGTTAGAGATTTCAACAAACATCTAATCCTAAATATTAAACTTCATCCAGCACTGTTTGTGCTACCTAAAACatgcttgttgaggagaggtgtgttATCACATTTCTAAGTCAACAGACGTGCAATTTTCTCCTGGTGGataataaaatggtttaaaaaaaaacaaaaactaacattaaCCTTCAAAAAAGCAATCAAACTGCAAAAAATGagtttcttaattttgttttccagtgcaaatatctaagatacatttaattgagaaacaaaatgacataataaaataaagtaaaaaaaaaaacaaacattaatttatttatttcttatttttttgcttaaaacgagaaaaaaaaaatctgctaatgggataagaaaaataatcttgtttaccttttaaatgaagtttattttaGGGTATTTTTCTTGGTTTATGCATAAACTTCCATAATTTTAATACGTTTTTCTGAAGATAAGACTTAATATCACAAGTCACTTTGCTCTTCAagtaaatgtttagatatttttacaagacaaaaataataagtaagaaaataaaatactacagtaCAAGCCATATATACAGACCAGAATATCTTTCTCTGATTTTTCCTCTGATCTTTTTGATTTGCATACGTAAACAAATCTCTGAGACTAGTTGCCTTGACAAGCATTTGTTTCGCcatcaaaacacaacagaatttcAGCAGAAGAGGATATGTGAAATTAAACAGCCACAAGCCACTTCATCActaacagatatatatatatatacatacatgttgttggaAAGATGTTTGCATAAGTAACCAGAAAGTctatttgttttaattgaataTCACCGATTTTCTATTGTTATAGCAGACAAAAGGAAGGAGCTTTTCCCTTTTCTGCCTCCTGCCCACCATTCTCCTCCTTTTGGGTGGATTTGCATCGCACGTCTGGCAGTATGGAGTCCCTAAATCTGTGTCACACCTGATGTCACAACTGGAGCTGCACTGGTTGGAAAGTTTCTGGATGCCTCAAGAGACATGCATCTCTGACTGTAGGTGAGGAAGCAGGTCCTTTTcgtatttttaagtatttaaatggtGAGTTTGAGATGTTAATGTGTTACTAAACGCTCCCTATCAGGCTTACTCTTGTTGAGAGTCTCCCTGAGGGTCTCGTTTTCCCTTCCGGCTCACCACACCTGCCAAGCATTTCAGACACTTGGATTAATCTGCTAAACAAAGCAAACCGCTCTGTCCACATTGGTGCTTTCTATTTCACACTCCGAGATTCAGACCTTGGTCTTACAGAGCCCTCGTCTGTGCTGGTATGTTCTGTTGTGGACTTTTCACTGTGCAGAAGTGTTGAATAATGTTCTCTGAAGCTTTAAAGCATTTGTTACCTGCATATGATCTAATAGGAAAATACTGATTCTGATTATCCTTTCTATAGGGCAAAAAAGTGTTCAACCAACTGAAGCAGCTGGAACCAAATGGAGTGAAGTTGAAGATCGCTGTAAACGCCCCTCAGCCATACATTGCAGACACAGACGAACTGGTAGCAACAGGTACAACATCGCACATTATCACGAAACATGCAAAAACCAATAGAAAACGAATACATTGAGAATAGTGAACGGTTGAATGGTTTGGAATGGATGTTATGTTCTTTAGTTTTCTTGCTTTGTGCTTCCTCTCAGGGGCTGAGGTCAGGGGAGTTGACCTGCAGAGCATCACTGGAGGCATTTTGCACACCAAACTATGGGTTGTGGATAAGAAACACATGTATTTAGGGAGCGCAAACATGGATTGGCGTTCCCTTACCCAGGTACATCCAAATCTAGTGACATTGTGCAACATTATCTGACTGGACAAAAGGTTTCTGGTCACATGCAAATATGCATGGTCAGTGTGCATGCAggtcttgattttattattttattttgtttaaataattgtattttttatttatcatccaATGCAGTTTATGAGTCTATAATAGCAAAATGGCTATTAATAAGCAgtccttaaaaatatatatgcatatagtaTAGAAGTATAATCAATGTTTGTGAAAGGTGAAAGAGGTTGGCGTGTCGGTGGAAGACTGCAGCTGTCTAGCACAGGACGCCTCACGGATATTTGACGTGTACTGGGACATTGGAGCTCAGAAGAATGGATCTCTACCTCCTTTCTGGCCGGGCCGTTTCTCCGCCCTCTCCAGTTCTAAGTACCCATTAGCTGTTAAATTCAACGGTGTCCCTGCACGTGTCTATTTGTCTGTGAGTTGTGTTTCTCTCACAAGttgacttcatttttttatgGTCTGGTTTTTGTTTatcatattcataatttttttttatgtaattttactcaACCTGTTCACATTTCCACTTATTCTCTAGCCTTTTTTGCTGACTGATTTTCATTTATTCCATGTCTGTTTTTCATTTAACATATTGTGTAGAAATCTTGTCTTTTTGTCATATTCATGCCTAAGAAAAAGTGTgctttttaatgaatacattgCATGGTCAGTATATGTTCGTcatgttcattttcattcatttctaaATGTGACACATGCATTTTTATCGTGTGCAGAAATGTGTTCTTAATATCATGTGACGGTTTTTGACTTGTTCTTGTAGAGTTCCCCTCCTCCTTTATCATCATATGGCCGTTCTGACGATCTCTCAAGCATCCTGTCAGTAATCGCTGATGCTGAGCAGTTCATCTATGTGTCTGTGATGGACTACCTTCCCATGTCTCAGTTCACGGAGCCCATTCGGTAATCTTTAGCATTTGATAATcagtcagggttattataggATTATTAaagttaactgtaataaaaccgtaaaatattaaattattatatttttactttattttgttttagtttgttgcaaaagcagaatttattttttaatttttactttttttttcttgatttattaaaataacaaactaaaattgaatcaaaaatttataaaaagaatacagacatttaaaaactggacaaaaacacacaacaatgtgacaaaaaaatcaccgaaattaaaataagaatggaaaacacataaataaaaactaatacaaaatatattttaaaaggtaaaataGTATCTcagttgtactaaaataacactgggggtacttttgaaaatgtaatacatttgcaTGTACATGTTGTTTAATAGCTCAGCTAGTTTACACAGCATGTGGaagataactaaaactaaaatgttataaaaactatatagacatttaaagaaaataaaaatgaaaaatatcaaaaaatatggaaaaaaaatatactgtagtatCTCAACGAAATGaaatttgaatacatttgcaTGCACATAGTTTATAAAGCATGTGaaagattattgtgatgttttccaTGATTTTCAGTGTCTTATGTCATTTAGGTTTTGGCCTGTCATCGACTTGGCCCTCCGTGAGGCAGCTTGCACGAGAGGTGTTGAGGTGAAGCTGCTGGTCAGTTGTTGGAGTCATTCTCCTGGTGCCATGTTTGTTTTCCTCCAGTCTTTATCAGTCCTCAACAAGCCCCCTCTGAGCTGCAACATTTATGCTGTACGTTTCTGTGTGCTCTTTACATCTTCTGAATGTCTTTTTTTGCCATCCAGCTGGTGATTTaatgtctaaaatgttttatttcacagAAAGTTTTTGAGGTGCCCTCAACACGAGAGCAGCAGAGGATCCCGTTTGCACGAGTCAACCATGCCAAGTACATGGTGACTGATCGAGTTGTTTACATCGGTGTGTTCGCTGTTTCCTCTCGACATGTACAAATTTCACAGCATGATCTCACTTGCATGCTTTTCCATATTCCAGCAACCTGACGGCAGGTTTGGCGCTGCATCCTAAAAACCCTGCCAACAGAAACAGTCAAAGTTTACATATAAATCGCTGTGAATATCAGTTTTATAATCCATCTATGATGACTGATTGTTATATTGTGTTTTACAGGAACTTCCAACTGGTCTGAGAATTACTTCACCCAGACGGCAGGGGTTGGGCTTGTTGTGAATCAGACAGGTTCTGCAGTAGGGCAGGGCCAGCAAACCATTCAGAGCCAGATGCAGAAGATTTTCCAGAGGGACTGGCATTCTGAATACGCTCAAACCCTCACTGATGTTCACGCGGAGCACTGCAGCGGAAAAAAGCTTACATAATAAACCACGCTCTTTATTCATTATGTTGCTATGCACTatgattcaaaaaataaaaacatcagacaCCAAAAACTCATCCCTGCGGCATTCCTGCCTACTGATAACTTATTTATGATGGCTGTATTTGCCAGAAGGATGCTGtgcatttgtaatgtttgttataaatacagcatatattaattcttttttttttcaagtgcatttattgtatatttgcatTATGTGACATTTGCCAGAATAAGGACAAGGTCCTTGAGCAAGCACTGATTTTTGATGTTGAACTGGTTAAACATGCATGTAAATGAAATATTGTTGTAATAGGTGCCTTGGCTGTAATGACAGTAAAGTTTGTCTTCAAATTAAACTGCCATTTCAGTAAGAAAATGCTTGTGCTCTggtgttattaatatttcatttagatttttcaaaGGTACTttatactctgtgtgtgtgagagagagtgtatatatataaaaaaatatatatatacatatataattttatatatatacacacacacacacacacatatatatatatatatatatatatatattttttttttttttttctgaccacaaaATACAAGTACTGTATACTCTACAAGTAgtagaaatattactatatatatataagtcattaatggaccataattattgcacagatagtatttagtaccaaaagtctcaaaatattaaataaatattattgtactaAATATACAACAATTATTTAGCTGAAAAATAGTTAAGTTGTATGGTCAAATTATAAGTAAGCAATAGGGATACCTGAGGgttaagaaaagtaaaataaagattATACTGTAAAGGTAATCGACGTAATAATCTATGCATAATATGCTgtaatgtttaccaaaaaaaatggTAAACAATACCTGTGTAATGAAGCTGTTGTCTATCCTACTTAAAGCCATTCAACTGTATTGTGTGCTGGTTTGTTTAGAGAGTTCCATGAACCACGTGACCGCGCGGCGACGCCGGCGAGATCAAAGCTTGTCGCAGCTCTGTTTTTCAATGGCTCTGGTTTAAACTGAAGCGCTACATTTTAAGATGTACGCCACATTAAGTGCGgcaaaacgttttttttatttttaatttttttatttagtattaaaacttaaaaaaaaagaaagctgatTAACCACCTAACTATCaatcatggttttattatagtatttttttttgttttgcggttgttttttctacaaaaaataaacccaacaaaaaaaacctacaaaaaaaaaactaactaaaataactaaactctacaaaaaaaaaaaccttttttaattttcgtaagggttatAATAACTCCCAAATATGCTGCAAACAAGGAGGAAGGAAGACGTTAAAAATGGCACGAGAAAAGTATGCTGTCTAGGCAGGCAGCTcgctaggttttgaaacacagccCGCGTCTCCTCGCAGGAAGTGAAGGCGCGGAGGAAGGAAGACGTTAAAAATGGCACGAGAAAGAAGCCCAGCTTTATGGCTTCACCCTCAAACAACTGTAACTCATAAAATGCCGGTGTGCCACAGAATACTCCTACTTTTATGGCTACTCCACTTTTCGTCCGTCCACTCAGATATAACGGACGGGAACGCGGAGCACTTAAAGCGGGAGCACTCGCTCATTAAACCATATCAGGGTGAGTAACATTAGCTGCTGAAGCCTCCTGCTGCGCTGCTTAGACACGATCACTGAAGTGTCCTGTTCACTACGTAAATTAGGATGTCACCCAAGTTACTTTGTAATGTCATGGTTCATGTCTTGTATTGGGAACGTGTAATTCTTGATATAATAGGCTACAGTCGAGTCTTTACAGCGACAACTCAGTGTAAACAAAACTTAGCCTTTATTTGAACAGGTGAGGACAGTTTGCTTTTATAGTGCAGGCTGAAAGAAAGCCACCTAACAAGGGAGAGCATGCAAATTGTCAATAtactatttaattataaattaattattgcaTAGTTAAGACTTTGACGACTGTTTTGTTTCGTATAACTTTAATGGGGTCCAAATATCTGaacaaaatgtacattattacatttttaggcACACGTGTACTCCACAGGTTTGTGCTGAACCTGATGATCTTGTTCTCCAGGATTGTGTGAGGAAGACCGAAAAAGTATCTCATGACAAAAAGTCACAcatagatataaaatattttgtatttattttatttcattaaaaaaaattaaatcccaaTACTTTGAGTGTATTTCcagatgcactgtaaaaaaaaaaaaaatctaatttcatttacattaaaaactgaGCTTACTGTAAAAATACTGACAGTGTTTGCAGTATTGCAGGATGCCTGTTTATTGACACTAAAACAATATGCATcacatgaaataacaataaatattaattaaataacatatgtaaaacaaaacccCTAATGTACATtactaataacaaaaataaactatttaaaaaaaaatcatatgtgaTGTCACAAAGGGGCTTGTCTCATTGATATTTATACAGTGATTCatagatttaacttttttttttttttttttttactgtagatgGTAAGATAATTTACAGTTAACCAGTTAACTTACcagtagcatatatatatatatatatatatatatatatatatatatatatatttttattatttttttttacaatatatataattcatcatCACATTATCATATTCCAcaacatataaattaatttttttatcctACATTTTCATTGTGGTCTCAGGTTTTTGAACCCCAGTGTATGTGATGAGactcatttttatcttttatcttctGTTCTCATGGCATATAGTGTGTGTATAAGCTTCACATTGCACTCAACTtaccaatacatttaaaaaaaaatttgcagaaaTGACTAATCATTGATGTGTCTTGCATCAGGTGTTGGAACGAGTCCATCAAGTCAGTGGGACTTTTGGGGAAGTACGTTAGTAACCAGCCAGTATGTGCGTCTGACTCCGGATGAGAGGAGCAAACAGGGCTCCATCTGGAATACAGTGGTCAGTAAATCTGAACTGAAAATTGTTTGAAAAGCGGTTAATGTGATGCACCTAAATAATGCAAAACTAAAGTTGAGTAATGTTAATTTTCCCCTCTCTGCAGCCCTGCTATTTGAAGGATTGGGAGATGCATGTGCAGTTTAAAATTCATGGATCAGGAAAGAAGAATCTCCATGGAGATGGTTTCGCCATTTGGTACACGAAAGACAGGCTACATACCGGTGAGTCCGTGAAGAAAAACTTAAGGTTTAAACCCTGTTCCAAGCACTTTCTCGACCATTTCATGAATTGTGATGTAATGAGTTATAATGCTgtctgctgtatgtgtgtgtagtccatgtacacgtgtgtgtgtgatccATCTGCAAGTCTGCTCTTTCTTCCCTGCAGTTGATTGTGTCATACTTTCATTTAGGCCCAGTATTTGGAAACCAAGACCATTTTGTAGGCCTGGCTATTTTTGTGGATACCTTCCGTAATGATCTACAAGGAATGGATGTAAGTGTGCCGTACTCACGGGTGCTTCTTTCTCTGCAGGCACCGTGTTTGGCAGTAGTGCCAACTTCCATGGGTTGGCCATTTTTATAGACACATACCCTAACGATGAGGCTCCGGATGTGAGTTGAGAGatgtaaaatgtttgtgtttttgtacctTCGTTTGAATGGAAGCTCTGCTTTATCATTGTCagataaactttaaaaaaagctAGTATTTATGGGAAGACTGGATTTTTGGCATGTTTGTTCTGCTTCTGGTCATCGGCTTTGTCCTTGCGTGGAAACTgatttaaaagggatagtttgaATATGATTGTTTGCATTCTGATGTCAAACTGAGAAATAAAAGGAGTAGAGaagaataacttttatttgaACTATCCcctcccttttttatttttgattcgcTATATGTTCTTCTAATAAACTTTCAACAATTTTTCCAAACACCACAAATAAGCCATGCTTTCTTTGTTTTGCCTGCATTATGTGGTTCATGTCACTTTCCTGCCCTCATCATTCACTATTTGTTGTCgaagcatttcataaaaagtatatacagtgcttattgttttgattttagtAGAGTGTAGTGACCTTTTATGAATTTAGATCATTCTTTTTTACACGAGCTGATTCAGGAACAGCTGGATAAGGGTACAAAATACCATCCTTTAGTAATTTACACtgcatttttctgtcaaaaatataGGCACaaatcaatgtaatgcatttaatTCATATTCTTTGGTCCTCTAGCGCTCGTTTCCCTATATTTCTGCGATGGTGAATAACGGCTCCCTGCCGTACGACCACGGGAAAGACGGACGGTCTACTGAATTGGGAGGCTGCTCTGTGGAAGTCAGGAATAAAGATCATGACACATACCTGGCCATTAGATACTCCAAAGGCAGACTCACGGTAAGATATACTCTGTAAATGCAAATACAGTCATACAAAATAACGTTTTTGAAAGTCtcaaaaaaacagcaattttacttttttttaaatgaaatatttttacaatttaaaataactgttttccattgtaatatatttttaaaagtaatttatttctgtgatgaaaaaactgaatttttaggaaatattactccagtcttaagtgtcacatgattattcaaAGATGATTTAGTGCTCAAAAAACATATCTGTGACACTTTACATTAAGTTGGActgtactgtttttaatgtaaatagactTTATATTTAGAGATGTGTTTAACtcaagtatttaaaaaagtatcaccagaatgtattttaaattttttttgtctaGTATTAGCCTTAAATGTCTTatagttgatgttttttttttttgttgtatgactattatttattctgttttcacAATAAAGATAGCTTTTCTGCTGACgtggtgttaaaaaataaaagaatgaatgaataaaagctTTACAATCAGGCTCCACTTTTAAAATAGTTCTCATGacctaacaaaaatatttttaaaagcattaattaatcCTGGTTGATAATTCTAACagttactaatacattatttaaatcaaGAGTGGATTTGAGCTAACATGaagtacatttgtatttttattaaataacattaacaaagattaataagtactgtgacaaatgtattgctcattgttagtccGTGCATTAACTAGTGTTTTCTAAAGGGATCttgttgtaaaatgttaccaacatttctcatttacattacatttagtcatttagcttcatacttttatccaaagcgacttacaaatgaggacaatggaagcaattaaaaacaacaaaagagcaatgatatataagtgctataacaagtctcagttagcttaaacacagtatacgtagcaagggcttttaaataatataataaataaaaagaaaacagatagaatagaaaaagaaaagagcaagctagtgttagaggtcttttttgctttttttaattgtataataaatgaaaagaaaaccgatagaatacaaaaagattagaaagctagttagtttttttgtttttgttttttaagaaaacaagcagcaaatgaatagagtgcaagtataaaagggacaagtgttttttttttttttttaaagaatagaattagaatagagggtcaaataaagatggaagagatgtgtttt
Encoded here:
- the LOC109109632 gene encoding 5'-3' exonuclease PLD3-like isoform X2, which codes for MEPEDVHYRSAEHLIGEEENEKAAFERKEDGEEQRKAGRAPLSRIPTFQSSVGRKRVTIQSAESSPKTDGSVRQGQKEGAGPTEAGRVKMLGSGGRETGLPVPSARLHTSLADVLPQGDISGLTSSLLAPKMNQSLDQTPEITEDSDQLDISLKRPPLRNVYETSDLVIEPVSEFETASGETISEDEQMSARDAVVEDLSSGSSVDQREASDQACEEDALREDFEEGGVSQSHWTEENSVTVDDVKCEERVPDEDGGSILSGQDETAKIQKPSESKKCFKETQQGSQTADTSHTKHTETKPCTPSKTKGRSFSLFCLLPTILLLLGGFASHVWQYGVPKSVSHLMSQLELHWLESFWMPQETCISDCRLTLVESLPEGLVFPSGSPHLPSISDTWINLLNKANRSVHIGAFYFTLRDSDLGLTEPSSVLGKKVFNQLKQLEPNGVKLKIAVNAPQPYIADTDELVATGAEVRGVDLQSITGGILHTKLWVVDKKHMYLGSANMDWRSLTQVKEVGVSVEDCSCLAQDASRIFDVYWDIGAQKNGSLPPFWPGRFSALSSSKYPLAVKFNGVPARVYLSSSPPPLSSYGRSDDLSSILSVIADAEQFIYVSVMDYLPMSQFTEPIRFWPVIDLALREAACTRGVEVKLLVSCWSHSPGAMFVFLQSLSVLNKPPLSCNIYAKVFEVPSTREQQRIPFARVNHAKYMVTDRVVYIGTSNWSENYFTQTAGVGLVVNQTGSAVGQGQQTIQSQMQKIFQRDWHSEYAQTLTDVHAEHCSGKKLT
- the LOC109109632 gene encoding 5'-3' exonuclease PLD3-like isoform X1 codes for the protein MEPEDVHYRSAEHLIGEEENEKAAFERKEDGEEQRKAGRAPLSRIPTFQSSVGRKRVTIQSAESSPKTDGSVRQGQKEGAGPTEAGRVKMLGSGGRETGLPVPSARLHTSLADVLPQGDISGLTSSLLAPKMNQSLDQTPEITEDSDQLDISLKRPPLRNVYETSDLVIEPVSEFETASGETISEDEQMSARDAVVEDLSSGSSVDQREASDQACEEDALREDFEEGGVSQSHWTEENSVTVDDVKCEERVPDEDGGSILSGQDETAKIQKPSESKKCFKETQQGSQTADTSHTKHTETKPCTPSKQTKGRSFSLFCLLPTILLLLGGFASHVWQYGVPKSVSHLMSQLELHWLESFWMPQETCISDCRLTLVESLPEGLVFPSGSPHLPSISDTWINLLNKANRSVHIGAFYFTLRDSDLGLTEPSSVLGKKVFNQLKQLEPNGVKLKIAVNAPQPYIADTDELVATGAEVRGVDLQSITGGILHTKLWVVDKKHMYLGSANMDWRSLTQVKEVGVSVEDCSCLAQDASRIFDVYWDIGAQKNGSLPPFWPGRFSALSSSKYPLAVKFNGVPARVYLSSSPPPLSSYGRSDDLSSILSVIADAEQFIYVSVMDYLPMSQFTEPIRFWPVIDLALREAACTRGVEVKLLVSCWSHSPGAMFVFLQSLSVLNKPPLSCNIYAKVFEVPSTREQQRIPFARVNHAKYMVTDRVVYIGTSNWSENYFTQTAGVGLVVNQTGSAVGQGQQTIQSQMQKIFQRDWHSEYAQTLTDVHAEHCSGKKLT
- the LOC109109633 gene encoding vesicular integral-membrane protein VIP36-like isoform X2, coding for MARERSPALWLHPQTTVTHKMPVCHRILLLLWLLHFSSVHSDITDGNAEHLKREHSLIKPYQGVGTSPSSQWDFWGSTLVTSQYVRLTPDERSKQGSIWNTVPCYLKDWEMHVQFKIHGSGKKNLHGDGFAIWYTKDRLHTGTVFGSSANFHGLAIFIDTYPNDEAPDRSFPYISAMVNNGSLPYDHGKDGRSTELGGCSVEVRNKDHDTYLAIRYSKGRLTIMIDVDDRNDWKECIDFGGVRLPTGYYFGASAATGDLSDNHDIISMKMYQLMVEHTPEEDNQDWTKIEPSVSLLKSPKDNIDDPTGNFRSTPLTGWKVFLLLLCALLGIVVCAVVGAVVFQKRQERNKRFY
- the LOC109109633 gene encoding vesicular integral-membrane protein VIP36-like isoform X1; translated protein: MARERSPALWLHPQTTVTHKMPVCHRILLLLWLLHFSSVHSDITDGNAEHLKREHSLIKPYQGVGTSPSSQWDFWGSTLVTSQYVRLTPDERSKQGSIWNTVPCYLKDWEMHVQFKIHGSGKKNLHGDGFAIWYTKDRLHTGPVFGNQDHFVGLAIFVDTFRNDLQGMDRSFPYISAMVNNGSLPYDHGKDGRSTELGGCSVEVRNKDHDTYLAIRYSKGRLTIMIDVDDRNDWKECIDFGGVRLPTGYYFGASAATGDLSDNHDIISMKMYQLMVEHTPEEDNQDWTKIEPSVSLLKSPKDNIDDPTGNFRSTPLTGWKVFLLLLCALLGIVVCAVVGAVVFQKRQERNKRFY